The genome window CCCTTGCATATTACATCATTAATGCAGCAACATAcgagacatttttggactcaccttgtgaaggtggcGCAGCGGCCCTTTGTGGgcacattttgtcatcaaagtctggcattctctggatttatggtgggaactcgggaaaaaaaaccacacagccactccattgaatagctggctaacgttagtggtttctttgcagtgcttgcagttagccactgattccttccaaacgagtcattgttgaatttgcgatttccaacttgttgtgtaatctttatgtccgatgagcaccgatacgttttatctataatttcccttcatatgacaaggattaaaaaggatttgccagtagattgtcgacttgattcatgatgatgactgcttgctaagattttgaaagtaagatgttgacatgatcagtccaatcaaagctactgtacataaaacatgattttacatcattttatctgtgtccaatgaccttgagccttcttggaagggcacttgtaaTATAACTATATGGCAGAACCCAAAGGGCTGAAATGTTGATGTCTGCCCTTCCTAAGGACGTTGTACTTCATGagtgacagaaaactgagccaatcacagcgcaatgctcctattttctgctggctcaCCTCACCACAATAGAAAGCACTGAGCTCGGCTGAAACACCTGCAATGTGGAGCTGCCTTACTctagaaaacaaaaaagagaccgtGTGTATGCGGCTTAATTAActgaatgatatatatatatatatatataatatatatatatatatatattttttttttacattgtttgtaaactgatatgtgacaagtattaatgctaaaataacatgcaaaacaggcaaaatatatattttatatatatatatatgtattatatatatgtatatatatatatatatatatatatatatatgtattttttaggGGGGGCTAAAAATGTGCGCCTAACCTGAATAAATGGGTCGCCACTGTTTATATACCACGGCCACATGACTCGTCTGTAGGAGTGAACCATTTTtgtgaacagggtggtgtacctaataacctGGCCACTCAGTGTAATGTTCAGTATCTATAGATGAGTGCATAGCCACAGTCAGAAACTCTCCACTATGGCTCtagccatagaaatataatatatttctctcattctattttattgtatttctatggctCAGACTGCAGCTATCTCGAGTACAGTGTGAGCGTGGTACCTCTCTCTCGTCTCTACTCCATAGCAACCTCTAGATCCGCGTGTACTATGAACTAGAAACCGAGTGATGCTCTCTCCTTTCAAATCTTGGATTCTGCAACATCGTTTTGCAATGTAATATGGTGTTTTTATTTTGTGAAGCTGAAGCAGTGAGGCGGCTGTGTCTGGAATGATGCGTAATTGAAGTCctagttttttttgttgctgtgtCTGGTAGTTACCTAAGCGCATGCATCTCAGTCTCAACTTGGAATCTCACACCAGCAAGGAACTATCATTCGGTGATCAAGTAGATCGATCAAATAAATGAGGTTTGAGAACTGTGACAATGTATTGATTTAATCATTGGAGACATTTTAATCAACGCTTCTAAACGATGTTACAAATTGGAGATGAAGTGTATTTCTCAGCGGTATTTCTGCTGGTTCTATTCGGAACCAGGAGCGCGATTGGAGCATCGGCCGTCACCGCATCCATTTACGTCTTTATCGTGATGTTTCGGTTCCCACAAGTGCCGGCTGACCAGGCAAGTCAGGTGCTGCGGCCCACTGGCCTTGCGAGCGCCGGCGTCCCCGTGGTTGCGCACCGGGCAGGGGGACACGATGCTCCGGAGAACACCATTGCAGCGATCCGAGAGGTGAATCAAGGACAAAGTATCAGTTATCCACCCTGTCTGACCTACTTAATGCTGTAGCTGCAAATAAAATGATGAGTAGGCTTACTAGGCCATAATGATTTGATTTAGGGGCAGCAGGTGAAGTGAGCAGAGGCCGATGAAAGGCATATGACGTCCCTTGTCTTTACTGTGACTTTGTTTCATATTATCAGGGGGGTTAATAAATGTTGCCTAAAATCCATGCAGAGGGAGAGCCTGTTAACTTATTTTGCCATGGTTAGTTATATTTTAGAGTGTCTGGAACATTATTTTTTGTATCTATTCTTTAATTTGAAACATATTTTGGCTAATGTCTAGGCCTACTAGATCAGTACAATCCCAGTTGGTTTTATAGCCTGCTGCTCCATCTCCCCTACTCTGCCTATCTATCCATTTCAGATCTATATCTCTCCCGTCTTTCTCCACACACCTCtcatcccttcctcctccccctgcttcatcctcctctcccGTCCTCTAGGCCAGCAGGAATGGAGCCACAGGGGTGGAGCTGGACTTGGACTTCACTGCAGATGGAGTGGCGGTGCTGATGCACGATGAGACGGTGGACCGCACCACCAACGGGACGGGAGCGGTGGGCACGCTGCGTCTGGCAGAGCTCAGGACGCTGGACGCCACGGGCAAACACAGGCTCAGGTGGGCTTGGCAGGGGAGGGGAGGTTAGGGCCTGGTCCAAAAGCATTGAActcctgggtcatattcattaggcaggaaatggactgaaacagggagggaccaaTAACaaatgcttgtttttgttttctgttgcaaaacattttcagTTGTAtagcctaatgaacatgaccctgaccTGAATGTTACGCCTTCAGTGTTAGCAGATCTAAAAAGAACACAAGTTAGTGCTTCTGCCAGGAAACACTGTTAGGGTCAGTACCTGGTGCAAACGCTTAGTAAACATGGCCCCATGTGTGATCGGTGAGTTCAGTTGGACTTCAAGCAGGACAGAGTCAGGATGACTGAAAATACACTAGTGGGGAGTGTGAACTGGGAATGGTACGAGGTCAGATATAGACCTATTGGTGGCGTCTCAAATATAGCAGCAGTACAAATGTTTGTGTGTCCCCGCTGGCCTTTGTGTGTCTCCAGAGAGAAGTTCAAGGGGGAGAGGGTGCCAACGCTTCAGGAGGCGGTGGAGGAATGCATCAACCACCAGCTGACCATCTTCTTTGATGTCAAAGATCAACCTGATAAGGTATTGGCCCTGTCTAGGAACAGCCCCTACTTCCTAGATACAACTGGAGATCTGAGGGGATTGGATATAGCTTTAAGCAATATGGTGATGGCTCCATCTTGTCTTCTGATTGtttaccatattgcttacactTCCAATCCTCTCAGTTCTTTCCAGGTGTCTAGTGGGTAGGCtataggggttgtttctggacagggccctCTCTAGGCAGGTAGAATCCTCGTTATAAAGCTTTAGGACTTAGGGCTTCACTACAGTATACACCAGgttttcccaaccctggtcctccagtacccccaacagtatacATGtgtattgtaaccctggacaagcacacctgctttaactggtcaactaatcaacaagcctcaatgagttgaatgaggtgtgtttgtccagggaTACAAGGAaaaggtgtactgttgggggtactggtggaccagggttgggaaacaccgGTATACACACTCCAGCAGCACTTTGAATGACAACCACATCACTGTAAGGTCAAATGGTAGTAAACTGAGTGTATAGGGAGATTAAGGCGAGTTAAAACCCAGCTGTTTAAGGTAATAACATAGGAATCCCTACTACAGAGACTGGTCATAAAGACTCTCACAGCTGCCCCAGACAGTGGGTCTGAGAGGAATTCAACCCTCCTTACAATGTGACTCACTATCCTTCCACCTTCCCCATATTGACAGTTTTGTAAGCGTTAGATTTGCCAAAGTCCCTTACAGACCTCATTATATATGGAGGACCAAAGCAGTCAAAAAGACAATGAAATACTCTTGGAGCAGTTTCCCGGATACAGATTAAGGCTAATCCTGGAATAAAAATGATTTTTAatagagattctccattgagcttttttagtccaggactaggcttcgTCTGTGTCCAAGAAACCGCCCTTTAGTGTTTCATAGTATtaaatcaaatcagattttatttgtcacatgcgccgaatacaacaggtgtagaccttacagtgaaatgcttacttacaagcccttaaccaacaatgcagtttcaagaaaATACCTAAAGAAAAAAGTAAGATcagaataacaaatgattaaagagcagcagtaaataacaatagcagggctatatacagggtgtaccggtacagagtcaatgtgcaggggcaccggtgtcgaggtaatatgtacatgtaggtagggttattaaagtgactatgcatagataataacaaagagtaccaatgcagccattttcatatcaatatcaaatcatttctgggtaacaaataagtaccttactgttatagatttccattaaaattGACCCAAAAAAATTTTGGGGCAAAAAAATATTTCTCAACCAAAAAATGTGCTAGTACTGTTTTGGCGTGGTCTGAGTTCAGGGGGAAACGGAAAAGTATCTGTTATTCGCAGAGAGGTTAGGAACTCTCTTtgctattggtctattaaccaatttaccgcatGACGTCGTCACCATGGAAAGGCGAAACTCCCGCCCAtacaaacctgctgattagaaggtcttgtgtagattgtattttcaaccagcaactatcaggaaaaaacactgatcacattttttcacacttttacagtgttagtttcatcagacgTTGAACAATATGataaaacacaggaaactgtGTTTTCACCCCACTGGGCCTTAAATAAGATGCCACTTGCTGACCATAAGATCATCATATATCACAGCCATACTCAACAGGCGTAGTCCAGATCTGAACCCACAATGGGGTCAATACACTCTTACTTTCAACTGGCTTTCAATTGAGTGTTGTAATATTAGaacacacaaggtgcaatttagaaatGTGGTGCATGGctagttttcctcttgttatgtcattcactgacagatctgagagctatttataacctgtcagaaatgtccagttgATCAACAAGCCCATGTTAGCTAGGTAGGTAAGTTAGGCTATCTTGATCTTGTAGTTATCATGCCCATGTTAGCTAGGTAGGTAAGTTAGGCTATCTTGATCTTGTAGTTATAATGGCCATGTTAGCTAGGTAGGTAAGTTAGGCTATCTTGATCTTGTAGTTATAATGGCCATGTTAGCTAGGTAGGTAAGTTAGGCTATCTTGATCTTGTAGTTATCATGGCCATGTTAGCTAGGTAGGTAAGTTAGGCTATCTTGATCTTGTAGTTATCATGGCCATGTTAGCTAGGTAGGTAAGTTAGGCTATCTTGATCTTGTAGTTATCATGGCCATGTTAGCTAGGTAGGTAAGTTAGGCTATCTTGATCTTGTAGTTATCATGGCCAGATTGTGCCCAGGAGCCTTTActtccagggggcccccatttaGATTTTTGTTGACTCACTCAGGTGACATTGAAAAATGTGTAGAAGTGCAGAATATTTACTTTAAAACTGCAATATTTTCTTTCCGctaacaagaggggtgtgaaacGTTGAGGTCACGAGGTGGGGGTTGGGTCCAATAAAGACAATATCAGTCCGGACCTTGCTCAATGGTACATCGGCAGATTTGTCACCTTATCGACTCTGgaattcaaaccagtgaccttttggttactatgCCACCTACATGTATTTGTGTTACACGGCATGTAGTTTGACAGTAAGTACTGTAGATgttccctcctctccaccaggcAGCTGCAGCCCTAGGAGAGATGTATCACAAACACCCCGTCCTCTACAACTCCAGCATTGTCTGCT of Salmo trutta chromosome 1, fSalTru1.1, whole genome shotgun sequence contains these proteins:
- the LOC115206416 gene encoding glycerophosphodiester phosphodiesterase 1 is translated as MLQIGDEVYFSAVFLLVLFGTRSAIGASAVTASIYVFIVMFRFPQVPADQASQVLRPTGLASAGVPVVAHRAGGHDAPENTIAAIREASRNGATGVELDLDFTADGVAVLMHDETVDRTTNGTGAVGTLRLAELRTLDATGKHRLREKFKGERVPTLQEAVEECINHQLTIFFDVKDQPDKAAAALGEMYHKHPVLYNSSIVCSFQPKVIYKMRQADPGVVTALTHRPWSLSRYGDGTPRSLSAWTNYWLGVLDVLLDWAHHHLLWNLCGISAILMQKDFISLDYVQYWAERGVEVVGWTINTAVDKQYYQDVLKISYITDSLREDCEPHY